One Citricoccus sp. K5 DNA window includes the following coding sequences:
- a CDS encoding SDR family oxidoreductase has protein sequence MSSEPLSPLQLSLPAGEGRRVLVTGATGYVGGRLIPELLAAGFAVRATARNLEDLSQRPWAGSVETAQADLQEDEQVRAAMQDVHTVLYLVHSMGSGKDFMEREAAMARTVAQAAAEAGVHQIVFLGGLHPDKPLEELSDHMRSREQVSRILLAGEVPTLVFEAGVIIGSGSVSFEMIRHLAERLPVMPGPSWLANSIEPIAIRDVLYYLAHACALQEPVNRTFDIGCGRPQSFATMLTEYAEIAGLSPRKVYALPIPAQRLSGFWIGVVTPIPRGIAMPLSASMAEDAVSEEHDIAALVPDPPEGLTGFREACRRAIERQRTGTVDQTWDDDVLAAMALDPAEPLPSDPEWAGNTVFTDVRERDGDASPEAVWEVVESIGGKNGWYSAPMLWRIRGLMDQVMGGYGLARGRRDARRLRVNDHVDWWRVEKVEPGRSVTLRAEMRAGGRAWLQFSVEGRDGGGSRLRQRAVFFPSGLAGRAYWRAIQPFHALVFPTMAKNIMAAAAPHPSGELPDAR, from the coding sequence ATGAGCTCCGAGCCTCTATCTCCTTTGCAGCTGTCCCTCCCCGCCGGAGAGGGGCGCCGTGTGCTGGTCACCGGAGCCACCGGCTATGTCGGTGGCCGGCTGATCCCGGAGCTGCTGGCCGCCGGATTCGCGGTGCGGGCCACGGCCCGGAATCTGGAGGACCTGTCCCAACGGCCGTGGGCCGGGTCGGTGGAGACGGCCCAGGCGGACCTTCAGGAGGATGAGCAGGTGCGGGCTGCGATGCAGGACGTGCACACGGTGCTGTACCTGGTGCACTCCATGGGATCCGGCAAAGACTTCATGGAGCGAGAGGCGGCGATGGCGCGCACCGTGGCACAGGCCGCCGCCGAGGCCGGCGTCCACCAGATCGTCTTCCTGGGAGGGCTGCATCCGGACAAGCCGCTGGAGGAGCTCTCAGACCACATGCGCTCCCGCGAGCAGGTCTCTCGGATCCTGCTGGCCGGCGAGGTCCCCACGCTGGTGTTCGAGGCGGGGGTGATCATCGGCTCAGGATCGGTGTCCTTCGAGATGATCCGCCACCTGGCCGAACGGCTGCCGGTGATGCCCGGACCCAGCTGGCTGGCCAACAGCATCGAGCCGATCGCCATCCGGGACGTGCTGTACTACCTGGCCCACGCCTGCGCACTGCAGGAACCGGTCAACCGCACGTTCGACATCGGCTGCGGGCGGCCGCAGTCCTTCGCCACCATGCTGACGGAGTATGCCGAGATCGCCGGACTCTCGCCCCGCAAGGTCTACGCCCTCCCCATCCCGGCCCAGCGACTCTCCGGGTTCTGGATCGGCGTCGTCACCCCGATCCCGCGGGGCATCGCCATGCCGCTGTCCGCCTCGATGGCTGAAGACGCCGTGAGCGAGGAGCATGACATCGCCGCACTGGTCCCCGATCCTCCGGAGGGACTGACGGGCTTCCGTGAGGCCTGCCGGCGGGCGATCGAGCGTCAGCGCACGGGGACCGTGGACCAGACCTGGGATGACGATGTCCTGGCCGCGATGGCGCTCGATCCGGCCGAACCGCTGCCCTCGGATCCGGAGTGGGCGGGGAACACGGTCTTCACGGATGTCCGCGAGCGCGACGGCGATGCCTCGCCCGAAGCCGTGTGGGAGGTGGTGGAGTCCATCGGCGGCAAGAACGGCTGGTACTCCGCACCGATGCTGTGGCGGATCCGCGGGCTGATGGACCAGGTGATGGGCGGCTACGGGCTGGCGCGTGGGCGGCGGGATGCCCGCCGGCTGCGCGTCAATGACCATGTCGACTGGTGGCGCGTGGAGAAGGTCGAGCCCGGACGCTCGGTCACGCTGCGGGCAGAGATGCGGGCCGGCGGCCGTGCCTGGCTGCAGTTCAGCGTGGAGGGGCGCGACGGCGGCGGGTCACGTCTGCGCCAGCGTGCGGTGTTCTTCCCCTCCGGACTGGCTGGCCGGGCCTACTGGCGGGCCATCCAACCGTTCCATGCCCTCGTCTTCCCGACGATGGCCAAGAACATCATGGCCGCGGCCGCTCCCCATCCCAGCGGGGAGCTGCCCGACGCCCGGTGA
- a CDS encoding MarR family winged helix-turn-helix transcriptional regulator codes for MDNPPEPGSSSSPYWYEGSDPTVDLLHALRRFRRADQRMRRRMGSDMDLNGTDVEALRHIIARNAAGSSVTARELATHLDISTASTAKLLNRLSESGHVQRHPHPEDRRSVIVTATDHAHAEIREWLTDMHQRMLEVAHGVPEESRQGVVDLLTSMADCLDPESRGDVSDR; via the coding sequence ATGGACAATCCACCGGAGCCCGGCTCCTCCTCGTCACCCTATTGGTACGAGGGCTCCGACCCCACGGTCGATCTACTCCATGCACTTCGCCGCTTCCGGCGGGCAGACCAGCGGATGCGACGGCGCATGGGCTCGGACATGGACCTGAATGGCACGGACGTCGAGGCGTTGCGCCACATCATCGCCCGCAACGCAGCAGGGTCATCGGTGACGGCCCGGGAGCTCGCGACCCACTTGGACATCTCGACGGCTTCCACGGCCAAGCTCCTCAACCGCCTCAGCGAGTCCGGTCACGTCCAACGCCACCCCCACCCCGAGGACCGGCGTTCGGTGATCGTGACGGCCACCGACCATGCCCATGCAGAGATCCGTGAGTGGCTGACGGACATGCACCAACGGATGCTCGAGGTCGCGCACGGCGTCCCCGAGGAGTCCCGGCAGGGCGTGGTGGACCTCCTGACATCGATGGCCGACTGCCTGGACCCGGAATCCAGAGGCGACGTCTCAGACCGCTGA
- the idi gene encoding isopentenyl-diphosphate Delta-isomerase has protein sequence MSTVPEDHVVLVDEHRNAQGLAPRATVHTTDTPLHLAFSCYVFRPNGDLLLTRRSLAKVAWPGVWTNSFCGHPRLNESYEQTIERYADHELGLQVKWLHCALPDFRYRAVDASGIVENEICPVYVATALGEPVPNPDEVMEYRWVPASEVAALVGAAPWAVSPWMAEQLPGVLAHRTRPAATEGEKA, from the coding sequence ATGAGCACCGTTCCGGAAGACCACGTAGTGCTGGTGGACGAACATCGCAATGCCCAGGGACTCGCCCCGAGGGCCACAGTCCACACCACGGACACCCCGCTGCATCTGGCGTTCTCCTGCTATGTCTTCCGACCGAACGGGGACCTGCTCCTGACGCGCCGTTCCCTGGCGAAGGTGGCCTGGCCCGGGGTCTGGACCAACTCATTCTGCGGTCACCCGAGGCTCAACGAGTCATATGAGCAGACCATCGAGCGGTATGCCGATCACGAACTCGGCCTGCAGGTCAAGTGGCTCCACTGTGCACTCCCGGACTTCCGCTACCGTGCCGTCGATGCCTCCGGAATCGTCGAGAACGAGATCTGTCCCGTCTACGTGGCCACGGCCCTCGGGGAACCCGTGCCGAACCCGGACGAGGTCATGGAGTATCGCTGGGTCCCGGCCAGCGAGGTCGCGGCTCTCGTTGGGGCCGCCCCCTGGGCCGTGAGCCCCTGGATGGCCGAACAACTCCCCGGCGTGCTCGCCCACCGGACTCGTCCGGCCGCGACCGAGGGGGAGAAGGCGTGA